One genomic region from Acidobacteriota bacterium encodes:
- a CDS encoding alkaline phosphatase family protein: protein MTGALWRRVLLPAALLVLSSVLSGCRADAFSKPVAAPPTVVLVTVDGVRWDYPDRFGLETFAAMRRSGLSAERLLPPFPSLTWVCHATLATGTYPDKHGIAANGFLDRASGTRFSKEPEARWLLEPPVWALAEGAGIKSAVLSWPLSDGDWHGVAPSYRRGFQKGKGGSDEATVEALLDLLGMPPDRRPRLILAWTSGADDEGHDEGPEGPAVRRAMVRADATLRRLREGIRALGPKTPVVLVVASDHGMSSVERAIDLAALVPKKAFLPYIATSGPMANLYTKDARQKEEVRRALEGLPAGCRVFDRESCPPDLHYAGCARAGDLVVLAPPGATFWGYSPKPGVRAVPKGNHGYPASNPDVQGLLILEGPGVPAGKTLPRASAVDVAPTLCRLLGIPPPPRADGRSLIP from the coding sequence ATGACCGGCGCACTCTGGCGGCGCGTCCTCCTGCCGGCGGCGCTCCTGGTCCTCTCGTCGGTCCTCTCCGGGTGCCGCGCCGACGCCTTTTCGAAGCCCGTCGCGGCCCCTCCGACCGTCGTTCTGGTCACCGTGGACGGGGTCCGCTGGGACTATCCGGACCGGTTCGGTCTGGAAACCTTCGCCGCCATGCGCCGCTCGGGCCTGTCGGCGGAGCGACTCCTTCCGCCCTTTCCCTCCCTCACCTGGGTGTGCCACGCCACGCTGGCCACGGGGACCTACCCGGACAAGCACGGGATCGCCGCCAACGGCTTCCTGGACCGGGCCTCCGGAACGCGTTTCTCCAAGGAGCCCGAGGCGCGGTGGCTCCTGGAGCCGCCCGTGTGGGCCTTGGCCGAAGGGGCCGGGATCAAGAGCGCCGTCCTCTCCTGGCCTCTCTCCGACGGGGACTGGCACGGCGTCGCGCCCTCGTACCGTCGCGGATTCCAGAAAGGGAAGGGGGGAAGCGACGAAGCCACCGTGGAGGCCCTGCTGGACCTCTTGGGGATGCCTCCGGACCGGCGCCCCCGCCTGATTCTGGCCTGGACGAGCGGCGCCGACGACGAGGGCCACGACGAGGGGCCGGAGGGGCCCGCCGTCCGGCGGGCCATGGTCCGGGCCGACGCAACCCTCCGGCGCCTGCGGGAGGGCATCCGCGCCCTCGGTCCCAAGACGCCCGTGGTGCTGGTCGTGGCCAGCGACCACGGGATGTCCTCCGTGGAGCGGGCCATCGACCTGGCGGCCCTCGTTCCCAAGAAGGCCTTTCTGCCCTACATCGCCACCTCCGGCCCCATGGCCAACCTCTACACGAAGGACGCGCGCCAGAAGGAGGAGGTCCGCCGGGCCCTCGAGGGCCTTCCGGCGGGGTGCCGGGTCTTCGATCGGGAGTCCTGCCCCCCCGACCTGCACTACGCCGGATGCGCGCGGGCGGGGGACCTCGTGGTCCTCGCCCCTCCGGGGGCCACCTTCTGGGGGTACTCTCCGAAACCCGGCGTCCGCGCCGTCCCGAAGGGCAACCACGGATACCCCGCCTCCAATCCGGACGTGCAGGGCCTCCTGATTCTGGAAGGGCCGGGCGTTCCGGCGGGAAAGACCCTACCCCGGGCGAGCGCCGTGGACGTGGCCCCCACCCTCTGCCGCCTCCTCGGCATCCCCCCTCCCCCCCGGGCCGACGGGAGAAGCCTGATTCCCTAA
- a CDS encoding YtxH domain-containing protein, producing the protein MKKETGQILWATSLGVLAGGVAALLLAPASGKDTRQKLARGYQRLKERSRGSALALTEKPGREHEVVSGPVPKAAESRPL; encoded by the coding sequence ATGAAGAAGGAAACCGGCCAGATCCTGTGGGCCACCAGCCTCGGCGTCCTCGCCGGCGGCGTGGCCGCCCTCCTCCTCGCCCCCGCCTCGGGAAAGGACACCCGACAGAAGCTCGCCCGGGGATACCAGCGCCTCAAGGAGCGCTCCCGCGGCAGCGCCCTCGCCCTGACGGAGAAGCCGGGGCGCGAGCACGAAGTCGTCTCCGGTCCCGTCCCCAAGGCTGCCGAGTCCCGCCCCCTCTGA